Part of the Chitinophaga parva genome is shown below.
ATTTAATAATTCCTTAATGTGCAGTTAATATAAAAGTAATATGTGCGGTAGACTTTTGCATTTAAATATTTACTCATAACACCCGAACCAGCCGCCTGGTTTATACCTAGTTACTAAGCAAATGCCTGAGAAACGCCCATTAGACATCGCCGTAATTTCTGACGTGCACCTGGGAATTTATGGTTGCCATGCGAAAGAGCTGGTTCAGTACCTCGACAGTATCGACCCAAAGATACTGATTCTCAACGGAGATATTATCGACATCTGGCAGTTTAGCAAGCGCTATTTCCCGAAGTCCCATACCAAAGTCATCCGCAGGTTGCTGAAATTCATAGGGAAAGGCACGGAAGTGTACTACCTGACGGGCAACCATGACGAGGCCCTGCGCAAGTTTGCCGGCTTTGGCCTCAGCAATTTTTCTATTGACAATAAGCTGATCCTCGACGTGGATGGCAAAAAACACTGGTTCTTCCATGGCGATGTATACGACATTACCATGAAAAACTCCAAGTGGCTGGCCAAGCTGGGAGGGAAGGGCTATGATATCCTCATTATCCTGAACCGCCTGGTGAATAACCTGATGGAGAAAATGGGCCGCGAAAAGATGTCCTTCTCCAAAAAAGTGAAGCACGGGGTGAAACAGGCCGTGAAATTTATTTCCGACTTTGAACAAACCGTGGCGGAAATTGCCATTGACAAAGGCATTGACGTAGTATGTTGTGGCCACATCCACCAGCCGGTGATCTCCACCATGGAGCACAATGGTAAAACCGTGACCTACCTCAACTCCGGCGACTGGGTGGAAAGCCTCACCTCCCTGGAGTACGCAGGCGGCCAATGGACGTTGTACACCCATCCCCAAAGCCGCGCTGAACAAGCCGCGCTGCGGGCCCAGGAAGATGAAAGCCTTGAAGACGAAGAACCCGGCCTGGACTGGGAAGCCAGCCTGGCTTCCTTTGCAGCAGTGAACAAGTAATCCGACACATAAAACCCGGAGGCGGCCTGCCCTTGCCACTAGTCGCCTCTTTCCTGCTTCCTGTACCGACTACTACCCCTTGCTACCGTCCTAAACTATCCGGTGAAGATGCATGGTATTTTCACATTATTATAACAAGTAGTTAATATTCAATTTACATAGCAGCACGACGTTTGCATCGTGAGAAATACCAAGCATTTGTAAGCAATGAAAATCCTCAAACTACACCCATTAATGACCATATCGCTGCTGCAAATGCAGTTTCAGCGGTTGCTCAGTTGTAATTGCGCGGTGTACGCACACTATTCCCTTGCCAATGGTTTTGATACCTTGAAAGACGCGGGCTTTGAAGAAGAAATACTCGTGGACTATCCCATCGACGAAACACTGAGCCTGCGTGAATTTGAAGAAGAACTGGAAGAACGCTTTCACTTCTCCCTGGAACTTTGCAATAAAGACTCAAAGCCCTTTACCAATAAAAGCCTGCGCCTGTTCCAACTGTTCTCCGTGTGCAGCCTCACGGACGACAGCGAACAGCGTAACCAGCAGCTGGATTCCGGCCTGGATAAGCTACTTAAAATGAATAACCGGCAGCAGCCACCCCTGGCTTGCTGATAGCATATTAGCCATCTTTGTTGTTTAACTATTTGCCCGGGTACGTGCCCGGGCTTTTTATTTATGCCCGGCGTGGGTGCCCGTATATCTTTATCAATTTATTTAGTACCATATATATTAGAACAACATTAGTTCATAATGTAGTTTTAATTTCATTCTAATATTATTTTAATTTAACACGCCGGTAATGATCGCTTAACATTGGCCGGATAGTTTTGTCGAAAATTATCTGACCTTGATTCTTACCTGTAGCGTGCGCCGGTTCCTGCAACTGGTGATAGTATTGCTTGTGCCATCTCTTTCCTTATCAGCCCAGACCACCGGTAAAATTGCGGGCAAAGTGACCGACAAAAGCCATGGAGATGCCCTCATTGGCGTAACGGTGCTGGCCTCCGGCACCAATGCCGGAGCGGTAACCGATGTAGATGGTCATTATCAACTGAGCATAGCGCCCGGCACCTACACCGTGAACTTCAAATACATTGGCTACAACACTAAATCCATTACCGGCGTAGTTGTGAAAGCTGCCGCCACCACCAGCCTTGACGTCATCCTTGATGAACCTTCCTCCAAATCCCTGCAGGAAGTAGTGGTGACCGCCTCTTACAAACAGGAAAGCATCAATGCCCTGTACACTGCGCAGAAAAACAATGCAGTAGTATCTGATGGTATTTCCGCGGAAGCTATCCGTCGCTCGCCAGACCGCAATACCGGCGAGGTGTTGAAGCGTGTAAGCGGTACCAGCATCCAGGACAACCGCTTTGTAGTAGTACGTGGCCTGGGAGACCGTTACAACGCTACGCTGATGAACAGCGCACTGCTGCCCAGCACAGAGCCTGATAAAAAAGCTTTCTCTTTTGACATTATCCCGTCTACCCTCATTGATAACATTACTATTTACAAAACGGCATCACCCGACCTGCCGGGTGACTTTGCCGGCGGCGCGGTGAAAGTGCTGACCAAGGATTTTCCTGACCAGCCATTCATGGAACTGCAGGTAGCCACTGCCTACAACACGAAGACCACCGGTAAGGATTTTATCAAAGGCCTGCCCGACGGGAAAACGGATTTCCTGGGTTGGGACAATGGCGGCCGTGCGCTGCCCGGCGCCTACACCAGTGTGGCCGGCAATTACACAGAACTGGAAACGGCGGATAAGATCGCGGTCAGCAAACAATTTTCTAACACGTTTACCAGTGGCAAAACAGACCAGAGCCTGCCTTCACTGGGTGTGCAATACGCCATGGGCAATAGTTTCCGCCTGAGCCGCAACCGCCGCTTCGGGTATATCTTCTCTGTAAATTACGGCACCAGCCGCCGCGCCACGGAGCGTATCCGCAATGAATACCTGCCCGGTACCAAAGAGCTGTTCTTCGGTTACCGCGACTACCTCTCTGTAGCTACCCACCAGGAGGGCAGTGTGCTGAACATGGCTTATTCCTATGGCCGCAGTAAGATTGCATGGAAGAACTTTTTCAGCAATACTTTCAACACCGACTTTTCTGTGCGCAATGGCGCCAACTATGAATCCGGCGTAAAGCAGATCCTGAGCTACGATAATGAAGCCACGCAAAATGGACTGTTCAATTCTGTAGTGGAAGGTTCGCACGCGCTGAAGCATGACAAGCTGCAGATCACATGGAATGCATCTTATGGTTATTCTTACCGCAACCAGCCGGACCAGCGCATCCTGGCATTTGTAAGGGATGACCCGGATTCCAATCCCACCGGGGATACTGTGTACCGGCTGAAAGTGCCGGTGGAGAACAGTCCGGCCATTCACGATGCCGGCCGCATTTACACCCGCCTGTATGAAAATATCTTTGGGGGAGGTGTAAACCTGGCAGCGCCCTTCCAACTGTTTGGGCAGGATCAACAGGTGAAATTTGGTGGCCTGGTATCGCACCGGGACCGGCACTTCTCTGCTATTGCACTGGGCTACTCAACGAGCAATATTTATGGAGAAACCATCCACCTGGATGGAAAGACCGTGGCACCGGAAAATATTTTCTCCAATGAAAGCCTGGACCAGCGCCAGTTGTTCCTGGCCAAGATAGACCTGAACTCAAAAGACTACCAGGGCCTGGCCACGCTGGGCGCAGGGTATGTGATGCTGGATAACAAGTTTGGAGAAAAAGTACGCCTGGCATGGGGTGCAAGACTGGAATCTTATTCACAGGAACTGAAATCACTGAACCAGGCGCAGAACAAGCATAACAACACAGATGTGCTGCCTTCTGCCAACTTCACTTATCTACTCACGGAGAAAACCAATATCCGTGCTTCTTACTTCCGGTCTGTGAACCGTCCGGAATTCAGGGAGCTGGCGGATTTCCGCTATTATGATTACGAGAATGAATACAACGTGATCGGGAACCCGACCTTGAAGCGCGCCAGCATTTCCAATGCAGACCTGCGTTTTGAGCACTTCACCGGTGCCGGTGAAATTATCTCTGCCTCCGTATTCTACAAACAGTTTAAAGACCCGATAGAACAGCTGAATGAAGGTAATAATGTACTGAGCTACAGCAATGCCAGCAAAGCGCGGGACTATGGCGCGGAAGTGGAAGTGCGCAAGCGCCTCAGCTTTGTACCCGGTAAGGTGTTTGAGCACCTGGTGTTCTACGCCAATGCCGCGGTGATCAACTCCCAGGTGACGCTGGATGGTGTGTCTAAGAAAACACCGCTGCAGGGACAAAGCCCTTACCTGGTAAACGGAGGCCTCACCTATGTTTCTGCGGATAATGGGTTCTCTGCAAACCTGCTGTACAACCGTATCGGGCAGCGCCTGCGCTTCCGCGGTACGGCTGCCGGTGCTGATACTTATGAGAAGCCACGCGACCTGCTGGACTTCCAGGTAACAAAAAAAGTGATCCGCAATAAAGGGGAGATCAAACTGAATATCTCGGACATCCTCTCGCAGCCCATAGCCTGGTACTACAAATTTGGCAGTGGCAATACGGCGTATAAAAGCAAAGACGACAAGATCATCAACTCATTTAAACCCGGTACCACCTTTACGCTGGCGCTCCGGTACAGCTTTTAGGAACTCAATTCTCTAATATCATCAAACTGAAACTGCATGAAGAAGTATGCATGGTTCTTCCTTGCTGCGGCAACTTTTGCGGCTTGCAAAGGCAAAGACGACAACCCGAAACCTGGTAACGGCGGTGGAAACTCCGATACCATTGACGTGCGTGGCAGCATCAGCACCAGCACTACCTGGAGTAAAGACAAGGTATACCGCCTGCGTGGTTATGTGTATGTTGACAATGCTACCCTGACCATTGAA
Proteins encoded:
- a CDS encoding UDP-2,3-diacylglucosamine diphosphatase; the encoded protein is MPEKRPLDIAVISDVHLGIYGCHAKELVQYLDSIDPKILILNGDIIDIWQFSKRYFPKSHTKVIRRLLKFIGKGTEVYYLTGNHDEALRKFAGFGLSNFSIDNKLILDVDGKKHWFFHGDVYDITMKNSKWLAKLGGKGYDILIILNRLVNNLMEKMGREKMSFSKKVKHGVKQAVKFISDFEQTVAEIAIDKGIDVVCCGHIHQPVISTMEHNGKTVTYLNSGDWVESLTSLEYAGGQWTLYTHPQSRAEQAALRAQEDESLEDEEPGLDWEASLASFAAVNK
- a CDS encoding TonB-dependent receptor; its protein translation is MILTCSVRRFLQLVIVLLVPSLSLSAQTTGKIAGKVTDKSHGDALIGVTVLASGTNAGAVTDVDGHYQLSIAPGTYTVNFKYIGYNTKSITGVVVKAAATTSLDVILDEPSSKSLQEVVVTASYKQESINALYTAQKNNAVVSDGISAEAIRRSPDRNTGEVLKRVSGTSIQDNRFVVVRGLGDRYNATLMNSALLPSTEPDKKAFSFDIIPSTLIDNITIYKTASPDLPGDFAGGAVKVLTKDFPDQPFMELQVATAYNTKTTGKDFIKGLPDGKTDFLGWDNGGRALPGAYTSVAGNYTELETADKIAVSKQFSNTFTSGKTDQSLPSLGVQYAMGNSFRLSRNRRFGYIFSVNYGTSRRATERIRNEYLPGTKELFFGYRDYLSVATHQEGSVLNMAYSYGRSKIAWKNFFSNTFNTDFSVRNGANYESGVKQILSYDNEATQNGLFNSVVEGSHALKHDKLQITWNASYGYSYRNQPDQRILAFVRDDPDSNPTGDTVYRLKVPVENSPAIHDAGRIYTRLYENIFGGGVNLAAPFQLFGQDQQVKFGGLVSHRDRHFSAIALGYSTSNIYGETIHLDGKTVAPENIFSNESLDQRQLFLAKIDLNSKDYQGLATLGAGYVMLDNKFGEKVRLAWGARLESYSQELKSLNQAQNKHNNTDVLPSANFTYLLTEKTNIRASYFRSVNRPEFRELADFRYYDYENEYNVIGNPTLKRASISNADLRFEHFTGAGEIISASVFYKQFKDPIEQLNEGNNVLSYSNASKARDYGAEVEVRKRLSFVPGKVFEHLVFYANAAVINSQVTLDGVSKKTPLQGQSPYLVNGGLTYVSADNGFSANLLYNRIGQRLRFRGTAAGADTYEKPRDLLDFQVTKKVIRNKGEIKLNISDILSQPIAWYYKFGSGNTAYKSKDDKIINSFKPGTTFTLALRYSF